The Gordonibacter urolithinfaciens genome contains a region encoding:
- the fsa gene encoding fructose-6-phosphate aldolase — MKFFLDTADLAEIEEAASWGVLAGVTTNPTLYARTGGKLADFHNHIKRICEIVDGPVSAESVAMTRDEMIRDGRELAALADNVVVKLPTMIEGLAATKQLAAEGIPVNMTLCFTVPQAIMAARAGARYISPFVGRFDDISENGLAQLEDVVAAVNNYDFGHDVEIIAASVRSANHVAQAALMGADIATVPFAALKKCVQHPLTDRGLEAFLKDWEKVQNA; from the coding sequence GTGAAATTCTTTCTGGACACCGCCGATCTCGCGGAGATCGAGGAGGCGGCCAGCTGGGGCGTGCTCGCGGGCGTGACCACGAACCCGACGCTCTACGCGCGCACGGGCGGCAAGCTCGCCGATTTCCACAACCACATCAAGCGCATCTGCGAGATCGTGGACGGCCCCGTGTCCGCCGAGAGCGTGGCCATGACGCGCGACGAGATGATCCGCGACGGTCGCGAGCTCGCTGCGCTCGCCGACAACGTGGTGGTGAAGCTGCCCACGATGATCGAGGGCCTGGCCGCCACGAAGCAGCTGGCCGCCGAGGGCATCCCGGTGAACATGACGCTGTGCTTCACCGTGCCGCAGGCCATCATGGCCGCCCGCGCCGGCGCCCGCTACATCAGCCCGTTCGTGGGCCGCTTCGACGACATCTCCGAGAACGGCCTCGCGCAGCTCGAGGACGTGGTGGCCGCCGTGAACAACTACGACTTCGGCCACGATGTGGAGATCATCGCCGCGTCCGTGCGCAGTGCGAACCACGTGGCGCAGGCGGCCCTCATGGGCGCCGACATCGCCACCGTGCCCTTCGCCGCGCTCAAGAAGTGCGTGCAGCATCCGCTGACCGACCGAGGCCTCGAGGCGTTCCTCAAGGACTGGGAGAAAGTGCAGAACGCATGA
- the rho gene encoding transcription termination factor Rho — MSENESATVAPEAPAPAAKPTRRRSTSVNAGAAAAKAPAAKAAEPQAEAAAPAPRAAKTPRKSVKAGGQATSQQGSGTAKRPGQNSSGNKGGQGQNQGNRPKQNNQRQNASGGKQGNNNNRRQRRPHDNNRGPREVQPSVSRDDLAKLKVAELREKAAELGVDATGLKKAELVEAVFGASVKAEGFIEVSGILDILADGYGFLRTQGYLPSETDCYVGLSTIRRNGLRKGDMVSGQTRPARENEKYAAIQKVTAINGTPIEECGNRVRFGDLTPVYPDECFHMEHGKNTVTARVIDLVSPIGKGQRGLIVSPPKAGKTTVLKNIAAAITANNPDVHLMCLLVDERPEEVTDMERSIKGEVVSSTFDMPTENHIAVSELVIERAKRLVECGKDVVVLLDSLTRLARAYNLAQPASGRILSGGVDSTALYPPKRFLGAARNIEGGGSLTILASALIDTGSKMDEVIFEEFKGTGNMELKLDRNLADRRIFPAIDPVASGTRKEELLLDPQEAPLIWAVRRILSNTNSTERAMDMLIKSLKQTETNQEFLLRTAKKAQHTKGDAIEI; from the coding sequence ATGAGCGAGAACGAATCAGCAACCGTGGCGCCCGAGGCGCCCGCCCCGGCAGCCAAGCCCACGCGCCGCCGTTCCACGAGCGTGAACGCCGGAGCCGCCGCCGCGAAGGCGCCGGCCGCCAAGGCTGCGGAGCCGCAGGCCGAGGCCGCAGCCCCCGCACCGCGCGCGGCCAAGACGCCGCGCAAGTCCGTGAAGGCCGGCGGCCAGGCCACGTCCCAGCAGGGTTCCGGCACCGCCAAGCGCCCGGGTCAGAACTCCAGCGGCAACAAGGGCGGCCAAGGCCAGAACCAGGGCAACCGTCCGAAGCAGAACAACCAGCGCCAAAACGCTTCGGGGGGCAAGCAGGGCAACAATAACAACCGCCGCCAGCGCCGCCCGCACGACAACAACCGCGGCCCGCGCGAGGTGCAGCCCAGCGTGTCGCGCGACGATCTGGCGAAGCTCAAGGTGGCCGAGCTGCGCGAGAAGGCCGCCGAGCTGGGAGTGGACGCCACCGGCCTCAAGAAGGCCGAGCTCGTGGAGGCCGTGTTCGGAGCCAGCGTGAAGGCCGAGGGCTTCATCGAGGTGTCCGGCATCTTGGATATCCTGGCCGACGGCTACGGCTTCTTGCGCACGCAGGGCTACCTGCCCAGCGAGACGGACTGCTACGTGGGCCTCTCCACCATCCGCCGCAACGGCCTGCGCAAGGGCGATATGGTGTCCGGCCAGACGCGCCCGGCGCGCGAGAACGAGAAGTACGCCGCCATCCAGAAGGTCACGGCCATCAACGGAACGCCCATCGAGGAGTGCGGCAACCGCGTGCGCTTCGGCGACCTCACGCCGGTCTACCCCGACGAGTGCTTCCATATGGAGCACGGCAAGAACACCGTCACAGCTCGCGTCATCGACCTCGTGAGCCCCATCGGCAAGGGCCAGCGCGGCCTGATCGTCAGCCCGCCGAAGGCCGGCAAGACCACGGTGCTGAAGAACATCGCGGCCGCCATCACCGCGAACAACCCTGACGTGCACCTCATGTGCCTGCTCGTGGACGAGCGCCCCGAGGAAGTCACCGACATGGAACGCTCCATCAAGGGCGAGGTCGTGTCCTCCACGTTCGATATGCCCACAGAGAACCATATCGCCGTGTCCGAGCTGGTCATCGAGCGCGCCAAGCGCCTCGTGGAGTGCGGCAAGGACGTCGTCGTTCTGCTGGACTCGCTCACGCGCCTCGCGCGCGCCTACAACCTGGCGCAGCCGGCATCGGGCCGCATCCTCTCCGGCGGCGTGGATTCCACGGCGCTCTATCCGCCCAAGCGCTTCCTGGGCGCCGCCCGCAACATCGAGGGGGGCGGCAGCCTCACCATCCTGGCCTCGGCGCTCATCGACACCGGCTCCAAGATGGACGAGGTCATCTTCGAGGAGTTCAAGGGCACGGGCAACATGGAGCTCAAGCTCGACCGCAACCTGGCCGACCGCCGCATCTTCCCGGCCATCGACCCTGTCGCCTCGGGCACCCGCAAGGAGGAGCTGCTGCTCGACCCGCAGGAGGCGCCGCTCATCTGGGCCGTGCGCCGCATCCTGTCGAACACGAACAGCACCGAGCGCGCCATGGACATGCTCATCAAGTCGCTCAAGCAGACCGAGACCAACCAGGAGTTCCTGCTGCGCACGGCCAAGAAGGCCCAGCACACCAAGGGCGACGCCATCGAGATATAG
- the sppA gene encoding signal peptide peptidase SppA, whose amino-acid sequence MPQDNNWQQQVWQQPAAPQGAPAPRPQGFPPYYQPEPPKKSRGWIVALVAVLCVFGVIALGMWSCTSAVSSSFGTLGALGSTAATSDVDYLTSDAVGVIDIDGTIQYDGTTCSPEGLKAQLDVAAENKHIKAVVLRVNSGGGTATAGEEMAAYVREFSEDSGKPVVVSSASMNASAAYEISSQADYIYTAKTTAIGAIGTALQVTDLSGLLDKLGISIENVTSSDSKDSSYGTRPLTEEERAYYQNMVNQINETFIQTVAEGRDMTVEEVRALATGLTFTGMEAVENGLADEIGTREDAVAKAAELAGSSTAKTVMLDNPSSSLSELLNLMSESRLSADDLTQVLKELENDGSLAR is encoded by the coding sequence ATGCCCCAGGACAACAACTGGCAGCAGCAGGTGTGGCAGCAGCCCGCCGCCCCACAGGGCGCCCCGGCTCCCCGGCCGCAAGGCTTCCCGCCGTACTACCAGCCCGAGCCGCCGAAGAAGAGCCGCGGCTGGATCGTAGCGCTCGTGGCGGTGCTGTGCGTGTTCGGCGTCATAGCGCTGGGAATGTGGTCGTGCACGTCGGCCGTGTCCTCGTCGTTCGGCACGCTGGGCGCGCTGGGGTCCACGGCGGCCACGTCGGACGTGGACTACCTGACCTCGGACGCGGTGGGCGTCATCGACATCGACGGCACCATCCAGTACGATGGCACGACGTGCAGTCCCGAGGGCTTGAAGGCGCAGCTCGACGTGGCCGCGGAGAACAAGCACATCAAGGCCGTGGTCCTGCGCGTGAACTCCGGCGGTGGCACGGCGACGGCCGGCGAGGAGATGGCCGCCTACGTGCGCGAGTTCTCCGAGGATTCCGGCAAGCCCGTCGTGGTTTCGAGCGCGTCCATGAACGCGAGCGCCGCCTACGAGATCTCGAGCCAGGCCGACTACATCTACACGGCCAAGACCACGGCCATCGGCGCCATCGGCACGGCGCTGCAGGTCACGGACTTGTCGGGCCTGCTCGACAAGCTGGGCATCTCCATCGAGAACGTCACGTCGTCCGACTCCAAGGACTCCAGCTACGGCACGCGCCCGCTGACCGAGGAGGAGCGCGCCTACTACCAGAACATGGTGAACCAAATCAACGAGACGTTCATCCAGACGGTCGCCGAGGGCCGCGACATGACGGTCGAGGAGGTGCGCGCGCTGGCCACCGGCCTCACGTTCACCGGTATGGAGGCCGTGGAGAACGGCTTGGCCGACGAGATAGGCACGCGCGAGGACGCCGTGGCCAAGGCAGCCGAGCTGGCCGGCTCGTCCACGGCCAAGACCGTGATGCTCGACAATCCGAGCTCGAGCCTGTCCGAACTGCTGAACCTGATGTCGGAGAGCCGCCTTTCGGCCGACGACCTGACCCAGGTCTTGAAGGAGCTGGAAAACGATGGCAGCCTTGCCCGATAA
- a CDS encoding methionine--tRNA ligase — MAALPDNAPTLSAAPAEERVVWPKRAVVTAGMPYGNKPLHFGHIAGVFVPADAFARFLRDRIGPENVRFISGTDCFGSPINEGYRKLVEAGEFDGTIEEYVQRNHDAQKATLDAYGISLSIYEGSGMGHSGDVHQLISEKFIEKLHENGHLHKRVTLQFYDAEAHTFLNGRQVTGRCPVQGCKSEHAYADECDLGHSYAPEDLIAPKSSLTGTVPEMRPVENWYFDLPAFGDFLRERVAAMEADPNIRAIVPQAVKEFLAPPVVYIKNDAREAYEAVAAELPAHELREPERGKQSFEIEFKDIDARDAARDALGRAGIRFRTGKALVPFRITGNIEWGVKAPVIDGLEGLTVWCWPESLWAPMSFTMAVNDQMGLPRGSWRDWWCSDDAEVYQFIGQDNLYFYGVAQPALIEAIRPGDLIMPGVAEHPLHQTRLVANHHILFGDKKASSSGSVKPPTADELLDFYTVEQLRAHFLALGLDQKSVGFKPKPFLATEEELADPRVADPVLKEGALLTNVFNRLARSCFYEAQKNFEGYLPLGRPTDAALARANETLAAYDRLMLKVELHSVMSLMDDFIRFANKHWSDGIRAAELEGDDEARRQVLVDSFYLLRVATLLMHPIVPAGTEKICDYLSFEFDDFFSWNYDLEDMGELCSAGEIDEGRHRIRELPPRFDFFEKHPSQYK, encoded by the coding sequence ATGGCAGCCTTGCCCGATAACGCACCAACTTTGAGCGCCGCTCCCGCCGAGGAGCGCGTCGTGTGGCCGAAGCGCGCCGTGGTCACGGCGGGCATGCCCTATGGCAACAAGCCGCTGCACTTCGGGCATATCGCCGGCGTGTTCGTGCCCGCTGACGCCTTCGCGCGCTTCCTGCGCGACCGCATAGGGCCCGAGAACGTGCGCTTCATCAGCGGCACGGACTGCTTCGGCTCGCCCATCAACGAGGGCTACCGGAAGCTGGTGGAGGCCGGCGAGTTCGACGGCACCATCGAGGAGTACGTGCAGAGAAACCACGACGCCCAGAAGGCCACGCTCGACGCCTACGGCATCAGCCTGTCCATCTACGAGGGGTCCGGCATGGGCCACTCGGGCGACGTTCACCAGCTCATCAGCGAGAAGTTCATCGAGAAGCTGCACGAGAACGGGCACTTGCACAAGCGTGTCACGCTGCAGTTCTACGACGCCGAGGCGCACACGTTCCTGAACGGCCGCCAGGTGACGGGCCGCTGCCCCGTGCAGGGTTGCAAGTCGGAGCACGCCTACGCCGACGAGTGCGACCTGGGGCACAGCTACGCGCCCGAGGACCTCATCGCGCCGAAGTCGTCCCTCACCGGCACCGTCCCCGAGATGCGCCCGGTGGAGAACTGGTACTTCGACCTGCCCGCCTTCGGCGACTTCCTGCGCGAGCGGGTGGCCGCGATGGAGGCCGACCCGAACATCCGCGCCATCGTGCCCCAGGCTGTAAAGGAGTTCCTGGCGCCGCCGGTCGTCTACATCAAGAACGACGCGCGCGAGGCCTACGAGGCCGTGGCCGCCGAGCTTCCTGCCCACGAGCTGCGAGAGCCCGAGCGCGGCAAGCAGAGCTTCGAGATAGAGTTCAAGGACATCGACGCCCGCGACGCGGCGCGCGATGCGCTGGGGCGGGCGGGCATCCGCTTCCGCACCGGCAAGGCGCTCGTGCCGTTCCGCATCACGGGCAACATCGAATGGGGCGTGAAAGCCCCGGTCATCGACGGGCTTGAGGGGCTCACCGTGTGGTGCTGGCCCGAGAGCCTGTGGGCGCCGATGTCGTTCACCATGGCAGTGAACGACCAGATGGGCCTGCCGCGCGGCAGCTGGCGCGACTGGTGGTGCTCGGACGATGCCGAGGTCTACCAGTTCATCGGCCAGGACAACCTGTACTTCTACGGCGTGGCCCAGCCTGCGCTCATCGAGGCCATCCGTCCGGGCGACCTCATCATGCCGGGCGTGGCCGAGCATCCGCTGCACCAGACGCGGCTCGTGGCGAACCACCACATCCTGTTCGGCGACAAGAAGGCGTCGTCGTCGGGGTCGGTGAAGCCTCCCACGGCCGATGAGCTTCTGGACTTCTACACGGTGGAGCAGCTGCGCGCGCACTTCCTGGCACTCGGGCTCGATCAGAAGTCGGTGGGCTTCAAGCCCAAGCCGTTCCTGGCCACCGAGGAGGAGCTTGCCGACCCGCGCGTGGCAGACCCGGTGCTCAAGGAGGGCGCGCTGCTCACGAACGTGTTCAACCGCCTGGCCCGCAGCTGCTTTTACGAGGCGCAGAAGAACTTCGAGGGCTACCTGCCGCTCGGCCGCCCCACGGACGCCGCGCTCGCGCGCGCGAACGAGACGCTTGCGGCCTACGACCGCCTCATGCTGAAGGTGGAGCTGCACTCCGTCATGTCGCTGATGGACGACTTCATCCGGTTCGCGAACAAGCACTGGTCGGACGGCATCAGGGCCGCCGAGCTGGAGGGAGACGACGAGGCGCGCCGCCAGGTGCTCGTGGACTCGTTCTACCTGCTGCGCGTGGCCACGCTGCTCATGCACCCCATCGTGCCCGCGGGCACCGAGAAGATCTGCGACTACCTGAGCTTCGAGTTCGACGACTTCTTCAGCTGGAACTACGACCTGGAGGACATGGGCGAGCTGTGCAGCGCCGGCGAGATCGACGAGGGCCGCCACCGCATCCGCGAGCTGCCGCCCCGCTTCGACTTCTTCGAGAAGCATCCGTCCCAATACAAGTAA
- the rnhA gene encoding ribonuclease HI: MQVEIFTDGSARGNPGPGGYGAVMRFVDSSGKVHEKELSQGFEHTTNNRMELMAVIAGLEALKRPCAVTLYSDSQYVVNAFNQHWVDGWLKRGWKNSQKQPVKNDDLWKRLLAAKKPHRVEFVWVKGHAGHPENERCDELATAAADGEGRIADEGFAG, from the coding sequence ATGCAGGTAGAGATCTTCACCGACGGCTCGGCGCGGGGCAATCCGGGACCGGGAGGGTACGGCGCGGTGATGCGCTTCGTGGACAGCTCCGGCAAGGTGCACGAGAAGGAGCTCTCGCAGGGATTCGAGCACACCACGAACAACCGCATGGAGCTCATGGCCGTGATAGCAGGTCTCGAGGCGCTGAAGCGCCCGTGCGCCGTCACGTTGTATTCCGACTCGCAGTACGTGGTGAACGCGTTCAACCAGCATTGGGTGGACGGATGGCTCAAGCGGGGTTGGAAGAACTCGCAGAAGCAGCCCGTGAAGAACGACGATCTGTGGAAACGCCTGCTGGCCGCCAAGAAGCCCCATCGGGTGGAGTTCGTATGGGTGAAGGGCCATGCCGGCCATCCCGAGAACGAGCGCTGCGACGAGCTGGCCACCGCTGCCGCCGACGGGGAAGGGCGCATCGCTGACGAGGGGTTCGCCGGGTAG
- a CDS encoding coiled-coil domain-containing protein has protein sequence MQHSATKARAKGALAGFVAASLAASLMIPSLAFAEPTSAEKQAEAQSALASLNAMQEKLEQTAIAYDEAVAAQEEAEANRNEAQARIDEATGQIADLQDHLGTRARSMYRTGNSTLLDLLFGSTTFAAFATNWDLLNTLNQNDADLVQQTKDLRAEVQEQEAVLAEQERIAKEKADEAKRSKDETAGTIASMQATYDSLSAEAAALLEQERAAQQAAEAAKAQDVVDASIQQATGGNTGNTGGNPGYTPSPSPGPSYDEAIADTVVGRAYSQIGKAYGYGDPSYGAGPNEYDCSGFVSFCLSGSYSRMGSTSTFMGWPTVSDPQPGDVCVNSGHCGIYIGNNQMIHAATYGVGVVVGPVQAGMKIVRP, from the coding sequence ATGCAGCATAGTGCAACGAAGGCGCGCGCCAAGGGCGCGCTGGCCGGATTCGTCGCGGCATCGCTCGCCGCATCCCTCATGATCCCCTCGCTCGCCTTCGCCGAGCCGACGTCTGCCGAGAAACAGGCCGAGGCCCAGTCCGCCCTCGCCTCGCTGAACGCGATGCAGGAGAAGCTGGAGCAGACGGCTATCGCCTACGACGAGGCGGTGGCAGCCCAGGAAGAAGCCGAGGCCAACCGCAACGAAGCGCAGGCGCGCATCGACGAGGCCACCGGCCAGATAGCCGACTTGCAGGATCACCTGGGGACCCGTGCCCGCAGCATGTACCGCACCGGCAACAGCACCCTGCTCGACCTGCTGTTCGGCTCCACCACGTTCGCGGCGTTCGCCACGAACTGGGATCTGCTCAATACCCTGAATCAGAACGACGCCGACCTCGTGCAGCAGACGAAGGACCTGCGTGCCGAGGTGCAGGAGCAGGAGGCCGTGCTCGCCGAGCAGGAGCGCATCGCCAAGGAGAAGGCCGACGAGGCGAAGCGCAGCAAAGACGAGACGGCGGGAACCATAGCCTCCATGCAGGCCACCTACGACAGCCTGAGCGCCGAGGCCGCCGCCCTGCTCGAGCAGGAGCGCGCCGCCCAGCAGGCCGCCGAGGCCGCCAAGGCCCAAGATGTGGTGGACGCCTCGATCCAGCAGGCGACGGGCGGCAACACGGGCAACACGGGCGGCAATCCGGGCTACACGCCCTCGCCGTCGCCTGGGCCCTCCTATGACGAGGCTATCGCCGATACCGTGGTCGGACGCGCGTACAGCCAGATCGGGAAGGCGTACGGATACGGCGACCCGAGCTACGGCGCAGGTCCGAACGAGTACGACTGCTCCGGTTTCGTGTCGTTCTGCCTGTCGGGCAGCTACTCGCGCATGGGCAGCACCTCGACGTTCATGGGATGGCCCACCGTAAGCGACCCCCAGCCGGGCGACGTGTGCGTCAATTCGGGCCACTGCGGCATCTATATCGGCAACAACCAGATGATCCACGCGGCCACCTACGGCGTGGGCGTTGTCGTCGGCCCCGTGCAGGCGGGCATGAAGATCGTCCGTCCGTAA